A window of Gottschalkia purinilytica genomic DNA:
GAGCACCTGACTTTTAATCAGGGTGTCCTGCGTTCGAGTCGCAGATGGGTCACCAAATACGGAGGGGTACCGAAGTGGTCATAACGGGGCGGTCTTGAAAACCGTTAGGGTGCAAGCCCACGTGGGTTCGAATCCCACCCCCTCCGCCAATAAAATAATTGTTATAGAAATCCAGTGATTATGGCAGAAGGGAAACACCTGTATCCATACCGAACACAGAAGTTAAGCCTTCTAACGCCGATGATACTTAGGTGGAAGCACCTTGGGAAAGTAGGACGTCGCTGGGTTATTTTATTTTTTGTATTTTTTGTTTGATTTTCTATTATTAAGCCTTTTTTTAGTATTTTTATTTGTTTCTTTAAGGCTATTTAGATTTTCAGAATTAATAAACTGATGATTGAAAGATTCTTCCGATAATGCATCAAAGGTATATCCTGATGATTTTAATTTCTTAATTATTTTAGGTAATGCTTCCAAAGTGTTATTTTTAGAGTCTGAATCATGAAATAAAATAATTGATTTGTTATATGTGTTTATCCACTTTAAGACGTTTGACTCTATTTCAGTACGTGAAATATCACTTCTTGATGCATCATCACTACTTACATTCCAATCAAAGTATACAAAACCTTCATTTTTTAGATTTGCTAAAATATTTTTTAGTGTGTCTTTGCTAACAAATGAATTATTAGAGCCACCAGGAAATCTTATTAATTTTGTATCTACGTTTGTAGCACTTTGTATTATCCATCGTGTTCTATATAATTCGTTTATGAAGTTATTAGGAGAATCATATAAGTATTTATAATCATGAGAATAAGTATGATTTCCTATAGAATGACCCTCATCTACAATTCTTTTTAGGATATCTTTATTTTCTTCACCTTTTTTTCCTATAATGAAGAATGTGGCTTTTATATTTTCTCTTTTTAAGATATCTAGAATTTTGGGGGTTATATTCTTACTTGGACCATCATCAAAAGTTAAGTATATTACTTTATTAGAATCTTTATTTATATCATTGTTTTTATCTTTTGATTTTT
This region includes:
- a CDS encoding polysaccharide deacetylase family protein: MSIYKYLKPFFISLIMIILISFGSFAEKYNNNLYRDLNSDKYTLCEKKHNLKNSSYNPLIYSVEKITRFINSFNKKKAKENNTTTNSNKVEKKSKDKNNDINKDSNKVIYLTFDDGPSKNITPKILDILKRENIKATFFIIGKKGEENKDILKRIVDEGHSIGNHTYSHDYKYLYDSPNNFINELYRTRWIIQSATNVDTKLIRFPGGSNNSFVSKDTLKNILANLKNEGFVYFDWNVSSDDASRSDISRTEIESNVLKWINTYNKSIILFHDSDSKNNTLEALPKIIKKLKSSGYTFDALSEESFNHQFINSENLNSLKETNKNTKKRLNNRKSNKKYKK